A genomic window from Salvia hispanica cultivar TCC Black 2014 chromosome 5, UniMelb_Shisp_WGS_1.0, whole genome shotgun sequence includes:
- the LOC125188178 gene encoding uncharacterized protein LOC125188178, with amino-acid sequence MEAVKDANIPVDYIEFHIFPSQNRYEAWVCYANKKEKVKSGLLEHLLLHSVDIKALHSKGCDDKYKLFTPENLHGSEWFTKSTLIRFLHIIGSEDILEVTNSLKNEISQLEEARSFHLSLYAKGKEYQFQSGLSDDSCADEAGSTAEADNSSASKNELLRAMDLRLNALRDELATAFDQAAGSRYSVEEMTDIEKFSRHLGSTNLSDSLGKYVELRHGAQAVELSENDGLKPRERSNHPIKSACSELPVIYGVSPAKAAQVERQSSTGSDESSFSSEEEQPSTERSRTLIRSASPRRSASPMRRVQIGRSGSRRSTAITIKSLNYFPSRDRMFPKDSADDSDEDCLEQALKKPENNAKRMSVQDAINLFERKQKDQTVDSQKASSLLSASIGMNKSVLRRWSSGMGEDSSQCPQDDVTEDSATENQNNVESNEVIYSLRKSKAEQVVASEDFPFAHCESDANLNSPEKETCTPIIMQEDTCPTESTDINEKIVTSAEWSRQKEAELNELLMKMMETKPVKSRTAVPAGSKRQSLPSEKRGGFYDHYKEKRDEKLRGEATKKREGKDKHLKGMQQNVDTKKSQLSPANGDIGRKHNVKKLQKLQIIASQPVNPKVENPRPGAVKKVSTKASSLPATRKSWPSIPSPAARGPSPGTRGPSPAKTQSVQSASGAVPTRRRSQQTVPASQVSSKVETSRIRAKSVTPNQNDSKKTLKPAVEKKQQSVTKSKKTIKSIVQTATEETLVSSAKPNLYNKATKKNSVVPLESKPFLRKGSKNTSSVNPTVKKKASPQEPLRKAGYLLLADDKPTVSKPSDLAAQHEERENEDFKVHTSTESGTSTKSPPQCNNKEDVGEVNPTTGDSTARVEEPKLKADADAEAEAEAEAEEELTISPTAWVEIEEQDHSMNSVEHSIQKGVSPAYKAPIEASSPRIRHSLSQMLLEESSEPDSSEWGIAENPPAMVYHKDARKGLKRLLKFARKSKTDANSTGWSSPSVFSEGEDDSDDSRFTSKRSSENLLRIATHHSKNNGHQKNFSDYEQHAQASIRKLDAQSLSQQFQEGNVSASVTVTKATRSFFSLSAFKGSK; translated from the exons ATGGAAGCAGTGAAAGATGCCAACATTCCAGTGGATTACATTGAGTTCCATATTTTTCCTAGCCAAAACAG ATATGAGGCATGGGTATGCTATGCTAACAAGAAAGAGAAAGTCAAATCTGGACTCTTGGAGCATCTATTGCTGCATTCAGTTGACATCAAAGCTTTGCATTCAAAAGGATGTGATGACAAGTATAAACTTTTCACACCAGAAAATTTGCACGGCAGTGAATGGTTTACTAAATCCACATTGATAAG GTTCCTGCATATAATTGGGTCAGAAGACATATTAGAAGTCACTAATTCCttgaaaaatgagatatcTCAGCTGGAGGAGGCTCGCagttttcatctttctttatatGCAAAG GGTAAAGAATATCAGTTCCAAAGTGGGCTATCTG ATGACAGCTGCGCGGATGAAGCAGGATCTACAGCAGAA GCTGACAACTCAAGTGCTTCCAA GAATGAATTGTTGCGGGCCATGGACTTGAGGCTTAATGCCCTGCGGGATGAGTTGGCAACTGCTTTTGACCAAGCTGCTGGTTCTCGATACTCTGTGGAGGAGATGACTGATATAGAAAAGTTTTCTCGACATCTTGGATCAACAAATTTGAG TGATTCATTAGGAAAATATGTAGAACTGAGACATGGAGCTCAGGCTGTTGAACTTTCAGAAAATGATGGGTTAAAACCGAGAGAAAGGAGCAATCATCCAATTAAATCAGCTTGTTCAGAGCTTCCAGTAATATATGGTGTCTCACCTGCCAAAGCGGCACAGGTAGAGAGGCAAAGCTCTACAGGAAGTGATGAATCTTCTTTTTCAAGTGAGGAAGAGCAACCATCCACGGAAAGAAGTCGGACTCTTATAAGATCTGCTTCACCTAGGAGGTCAGCATCTCCAATGCGGAGGGTACAAATTGGACGATCTGGATCTCGAAGGTCTACTGCAATAACTATTAAAAGTCTGAACTATTTTCCTTCCCGGGATAGAATGTTTCCTAAAGACTCTGCAGATGATAGTGATGAAGATTGCTTGGAGCAAGCGCTCAAAAAACCAGAGAATAATGCGAAGAGAATGAGTGTACAAGATGCGATAAATCTTTTTGAAAGAAAACAGAAGGATCAAACAGTGGATAGTCAGAAGGCTAGCTCCTTGTTGAGTGCATCAATTGGAATGAACAAGTCTGTATTGAGAAGATGGAGCAGTGGAATGGGCGAAGATTCTTCACAATGTCCTCAAGATGATGTTACTGAGGATTCTGCTACTGAGAAtcaaaataatgtagaaaGCAATGAAGTTATATATAGTTTGCGAAAGTCCAAAGCAGAGCAGGTAGTTGCTTCAGAAGACTTTCCTTTTGCGCATTGTGAATCAGATGCAAATTTGAATTCACCTGAAAAAGAAACATGCACTCCTATAATAATGCAAGAGGATACTTGTCCGACTGAATCAACTGacattaatgaaaaaatagtcaCCTCAGCAGAGTGGAGCCGTCAAAAGGAAGCAGAACTAAATGAACTGCTGATGAAGATGATGGAAACCAAACCTGTGAAAAGCCGTACTGCTGTGCCAGCTGGTAGCAAAAGACAAAGCTTGCCGTCTGAGAAGAGAGGTGGATTTTATGATCATTACAAGGAGAAGAGGGATGAGAAACTTCGGGGAGAAGctacaaaaaaaagagaaggaaaagacAAGCACCTCAAAGGGATGCAACAAAATGTTgatacaaaaaaatcacagcTGAGCCCAGCAAATGGTGATATTGGTAGAAAACATAATGTGAAGAAGCTCCAGAAACTACAAATTATTGCATCTCAACCAGTAAATCCCAAGGTAGAAAACCCTAGACCTGGGGCTGTTAAGAAAGTATCTACGAAAGCTTCTTCACTGCCTGCCACTCGTAAATCATGGCCATCAATTCCATCTCCCGCTGCTAGAGGGCCATCCCCTGGAACTAGAGGGCCATCTCCTGCTAAAACCCAGAGTGTGCAATCAGCTTCTGGTGCTGTGCCAACTCGTAGAAGGTCGCAGCAAACAGTGCCGGCTTCTCAGGTTAGCTCAAAAGTAGAGACATCTCGAATACGAGCAAAATCTGTAACGCCGAATCAAAATGACAGCAAGAAGACCCTGAAACCTGCCGTTGAAAAAAAGCAGCAATCTGTGACTAAGTCTAAGAAAACTATCAAAAGCATCGTTCAGACTGCCACAGAAGAAACTCTTGTTTCCTCTGCGAAACCTAATTTATATAACAAGGCGACAAAGAAGAACAGTGTAGTTCCATTGGAATCAAAGCCTTTTCTTCGTAAAGGCTCTAAAAATACCTCCAGTGTTAATCCAACTGTGAAGAAAAAAGCATCTCCTCAAGAACCGTTGAGGAAGGCTGGGTATCTGTTGCTGGCCGATGACAAACCAACAGTTTCTAAGCCATCTGATTTAGCTGCTCAGCATGAAGAAAGGGAAAACGAAGACTTTAAAGTTCACACTAGCACGGAATCTGGGACCAGCACAAAGAGTCCCCCACAATGTAACAACAAGGAAGATGTAGGTGAGGTTAACCCTACCACTGGAGATAGCACCGCCAGAGTAGAAGAGCCTAAATTGAAAGCTGATGCTGATGCTGAGGCTGAGGCTGAGGCTGAGGCTGAAGAAGAATTGACCATCTCACCAACAGCTTGGGTGGAAATAGAGGAGCAAGATCACTCCATGAACTCTGTTGAACACAGTATCCAAAAAGGGGTTTCACCAGCTTATAAGGCGCCTATTGAAGCGTCAAGTCCTCGAATTCGTCATTCCCTGTCACAGATGCTTCTTGAGGAGAGCAGTGAACCTGATTCCAGTGAATGGGGAATTGCTGAAAATCCTCCAGCAATGGTCTACCACAAAGATGCACGCAAAGGGTTAAAGAGGCTGTTAAAATTTGCCCGTAAGAGTAAAACTGATGCGAACTCAACAGGTTGGTCTAGCCCATCTGTCTTTTCTGAAGGAGAGGACGATTCTGATGATTCCAGATTCACAAGCAAGAGAAGTTCTGAAAATCTGTTGAGGATAGCAACCCATCATTCAAAGAACAACGGGCACCAGAAGAACTTCTCTGATTATGAACAACATG CTCAAGCAAGTATTAGGAAGCTTGATGCTCAGAGTTTATCTCAGCAGTTTCAGGAGGGAAATGTTTCTGCTTCTGTGACTGTAACAAAAG CAACAAGGTCATTCTTCTCTCTTTCAGCATTTAAAGGCAGCAAATAG